AGCCTGCCCGGCTCGGTCGTCGCCGCGGCGCGCAGCCTGTCCCGTCCCTCGACCCAGGCGGGGCGCCGGGGCGACGCGTTCTGCACGGCCTGTGCGGCTGCCGCGGATTCCGGGCCCGCCTGCGGCGGGACGGTGGGCATCGTCGGAGCGGCCCGTCCCGGCGGCGCGGCGCTGCCGTTCGGCGGATATGTCACCTCGACCTCGACCTCCCCCTTGGTCATCGGACGTTCACTTCCGCCCGGCGTGCGCGGTGCGGGAAGAAGTGCACGGCGGCAAGTATCGCCGCAGGGACCGACATCCGCACAGGTCTTGACTGGATCTTGTTCTGATCACTGCGCCCGGAGACCTGTCCGGATCATGCGAAGATCGCACACCACCCCTGCCCTTGAATACGCGATCCAGGGCGGTTCGGTTCCCTTCCGGGCCGACGAACTCAGCCGCCGCGGGCCCCCGGATCACGCTCGTAATGCACCCGCACGCGCGCGTGCACCTCGGTGGGCGCCCCCACCTGGTCCAGGCCGAGCAGCGCGGCGCCGAGCACGGGACGGGCGACGACCACCCTGGCCACCGCCTTGGGCGCCCGGTCGGCGAGCAACGCCTCGATCCGGTCGTCCAGTTGCGGGTGGCGGGCGGCGAGGACGCTGCCGCCGAGCAGCACCGGGGTCTCCTCGCCGAGCAGGTCCAGGCGGTCCAGGGCCACGGTCGACATGGCGACGACCTCGTCGGCCATCCGGTCCACCAGCGAGCGCGCCACCGCGTCGCCCGCCGCCGCCGTGGCGAAGAGCACCGGCGTCAGCTCGTGCCGCCGTACGGGGGCGATGGAGCCCAGGTGCAGGGCCTCGATCAGCGCGTACATGGAGGACAGGCCGAAGTGCGCGGGCAGTGCCTCGCGCAGCGCGGTCGCCTCGCCGCGGCCGTCCTCGGCCCGCGCCGCGTACCAGAGCGCCTCCTCGGCCAGGCCGCCACCGCCGCCCCAGTCGCCCGAGATCCGGCCGATGGCGGGGAAGCGCGCGGTGCGCCCGTCGGGCAGCATGCCCACGCAGTTGATGCCCGCGCCGCACACCACGGCGACGCCCCGCGGCTCGGCGTCCTCCAGGAGACCGGCCCGCAGGATGGCGAACGTGTCGTTCCGTACATCGACCGAAGGGCCCCACGCGCGCCGGCGCAGGGCCAGGCCCAACTCCCTCTCCTCGACCGGCAGGTCGGCGTTGGCGAGGCAGGCGGACACATGCCCGACGGAGTCGGTGCCCGCCTCGGCCAGGGCCCGCGTCACCGCCTCCTCCAGGATGTCCACCGCGGCCTCGACGCCGACCTGGGGCGGCTGGAACCCGCCGCCGCGGGCCGAGCCGACGACGGTTCCGTCGGCCGCGATCACCGCGACGTCGGTCTTGCTGTTGCCCGCGTCGATCGCGAGCACGCTCGTGCTCACGCCCACGCCAGGTGCTCCCGGTTGTGGGCGATCAGCCGGTCGGTGAGCTGCTCCGCGTAGGTGTACTGGCCGACCAGCGGGTGGGCGAGCAGCGCCTTGAATACGCGGTCCCGGCCGCCGTGCAGCGCGGCCTGGAGGGCCAGGTCCTCGTAGCCGGTGACGTGTGCGATGAGCCCGGCGTACAGCGGGTCGAGCTTCGGCACCGCGAGGGGCTTGGCACCCTTGCCGTCGACCGTGGCCTGCACCTCGATGACCGCGTCGTCCGGCAGGAACGGCAGCGTGCCGTTGTTGACGGTGTTCACCACCTGGTAGGGGCTGCCGCCGTTGCCGAGCAGTGAGGCCGCCAGGTCCACGGCCGCCTCCGAGTAGAAGGCGCCGCCGCGCTTGGCGAGCAGCTCCGGCTTCTCGTCGAGCGCCGGGTCGCCGTACATCTTCAGCAACTCCTGCTCCATCGCGGCCACTTCGGAGGCGCGGGAAGGCTTGGTCCGCATCTCCTCGACCACCGCGTCGTGCTGGTAGAAGTAGCGCAGGTAGTACGAGGGCACGACGCCGAGGCGGTCGACGATCTCGCGCGGCATGCGCAGGTCGGCCGCGACCGCGTCGCCGTGCTCGGCGAGGAGCCTGGGCAGGATGTCGTCGCCGCCGGGGCCCCCGAGCCGTACGCCGGTCTCCCACGTCAGGTGGTTGAGTCCCACGTGATCGAGGTGCACCTCGCCCGGCGCGACGTCGAGCAGCTTGGCGAACTTCCGCTGGAAGCCGATCGCCACGTTGCACAGACCGACGGCCTTGTGGCCGGCCTGGAGCAGTGCCCGCGTGACGATGCCGACCGGGTTGGTGAAGTCGATGATCCAGGCGTTCGGGTTGGTGCGGCGTACGCGCTCGGCGATGTCGAGGACGACGGGCACGGTGCGCAGGGCCTTCGCGAGACCGCCCGCGCCGGTGGTCTCCTGGCCCACGCAGCCGCACTCCAGGGGCCACGTCTCGTCCTGCTGACGAGCGGCCTGACCGCCGACGCGCAGCTGGAGCAGGACCGCGTCGGCGTCCGCGACGCCCGCGTCCACGTCGGACGTGGTGCGGATGACGCCGGGGTGGCCCTGCTTGGCGAAGATGCGCCGCGCCAGGCCCCCGACGAGTTCGAGCCGGTCGGCCGCCGGGTCGACGAGGACGAGCTCCTCGATCGGCAGGCTGTCCCTCAACCGGGCGAATCCATCGATCAGTTCGGGTGTGTAGGTCGACCCTCCGCCGACCACTGCGAGCTTCATATCGGTTCTCAGCCCTTTACTCCGGTGAGGGTGACGCCTTCGACGAAGGCCTTTTGTGCGAAGAAGAAAACGAGGATGACGGGGGCCATGACCAGCAGCGTCGCCGCCATGGTCATGTTCCAGTTGACGGCGTGGGCGCTCTTGAACGATTCGAGCCCGTAACTCAGCGTCCAGGCGCCGGGGTTCTGGGCGGCGTAGATCTGCGGACCGAAGTAGTCGTTCCAGCAGTAGAAGAACTGGAAGAGCGCGATGGCCGCGATGCCGGGCTTGGCCATCGGGACGACGATCTTGATCATCGTACGGAAGTCGCCGCAGCCGTCGACCTTCGCCGACTCGATGTACTCCTTGGGGATGGTGAGGAGGAACTGCCTGAGGAGGAAGATCGAGTACGCGTCGCCGAAGGCCATCGGGATGATCAGCGGCCACAGCGTGCCCGACAGGTGGAACTGCTGGGCCCACACCAGATACATCGGGATCACGATGACCTGCGGCGGCAGCATCATCGTCGAGATGACGAGCAGCATCGCGGTGCGCCGGCCGCGGAAGCGGAACTTGGCGAGCGCGTACGCCACCGGGATCGCCGAGCAGACGGTGAAGAGGGTGCCAAGGCCCGCGTACATGAGCGAGTTGCGCCACCAGTCGAGGAAGCCCGGCGTCTCGAAGACCTCCTTGTAGTTCGACCAGTGCCAGGAGTCGGGCCACAGGTCGCCGCTCATCGCCTGCGAGTCGCTCATCACCGACGTCAGGAAGACGAAGACGAACGGCAGGACGAAGAGCAGTGCGACGGCTATCGCGATGCTGTGGACGGCGATCCAGTGCAGGATCCGCTTGCGGCGGGCGCGGGCGGCGGCCGGGCCGTGCTGCTTGGGGGCGGCGGGGGCGGATGCCGTCGGCGCGGTGAGAGTCGTGGTCGTCATGAGTCCTCAGTCCTCCGCCGAGAGCAGCCCGGAGCGCTTGCGCATCAGGAGCATGGTCACGGCCATGGCGATGGCGAAGAGCACGAGCGAAAGCACGCACGCGGCACCGGTGTTGAAGTTCTGGAAGCCCATCTGGTAGACGAGCTGGGGGACCGTGAGGGTCGAGTGGTCCGGGTAGCCGGGCTGGATCACCGAGCCGGGGCCGATGTTGACGCCGGACGCGACCTTCCCCGCGACCAGGGCCTGCGTGTAGTACTGCATGGTCTGCACGACGCCCGTGACCACCGCGAACATCACGATCGGCGTGATCGCGGGCCAGGTGACGTAGCGGAACTTGGACCACGCGCCGGCGCCGTCCAGGTCCGCCGCCTCGTACTGCTCCTTGGGCACGTCGAGCAGCGAGGCCATGAAGATGACCATCAGGTCGCCGATGCCCCACAGGGAGAGCAGGACGAGCGAGGGCTTGGCGGTGTCCGGGTCGTTGAACCAGTTGGGCCCGGAGATCCCGATCGCGTCGAGGATCTCGTTCACGGGTCCCGTGCCCGGGTTGAGCAGGAAGACGAAGGCGACGGTGGCGGCCACCGGCGGGGCGAGATACGGGATGTAGAAGGCGGTGCGGAAGAACCCGGCCCCCGTCTTGATCTTCGTGATGAGCAGCCCGAGCGAGAGCCCGAAGACCACCCGCACGGCCACCATGACGACGACCAGCCACAGGGTGTTCCACAGGGCCGGGCCGAACAGGGGCATCTGCTCGAACACGTACTTCCAGTTCCGCAGGCCCACGAAGGTGGGCTCCTTGATCTGGTTGTAGTGCATGAACGAGAAGTAGACGGTGGCGATCAGCGGATACGCGAAGAAGACGCTGAAGCCGACCAGCCAGGGGGACAGGAAGCCGACCGTGCGCAGTCTGCGGCGCGCGGGGTTGGAGAGGGAAAGTGCCATGGCGGGGTCCTCAGCTCAGCTCTTCGACTGGAGGGTGTCGGCGTCGATCTGCTCGTCGAGCTTCTTCAGGCGCCCCCGGAGATCGCCCACGCGCCCGGATTCGACGCCGTACGCGAAGTCCCCGAGGGAGACGACGTAGGCGCCGCCGTTGACGGAGGGCGGCAGGGCCTTGCTGTGCTTGTTCTCCAGGATGTCGAAGAAGGTCCGGAAGGTCGGATCGGCGTCCAGATCGGGGGACTTGAGCGCCGCGAACGTGGAAGGCACGTTGTGGATGGCGTTCGCGAAGTTCACGACCTGCTTGGTGTCCGCGGTCAGGAACCGCACCAGCTCCCACGCGGCGTTCTGGTGCTTGCTGCTGTGCGCGATCCCGGCGACGGTGCCGGTGATGAAGCCCCGCCCGTACGTGTCGGCCTGGTCGTCCGGCACGGGCAGCGGCGCCACGCCCCAGTCGAACTTCGCCTTCGCCTCGTCCAGCATCAGACCGCGCCACTCACCGTCCAGGTGCATGGCGACCTTCCCGGTCAGGAAGGCGTTCTGGCTGGACATCTCGTCGCCGAAGGTCAGCCGGAACCGCTCCAGGTCATTGAAACCGCCCTGTGCGTCGGCGAGTTGGGTGGCGGTCTTGAAGAACTTGTACGTCTTTGGCTCTTCGGCGAGGCGTGAGTTTCCCTCGGCGTCGAAGTACTGGGGGCCCCACTGCGCGAAGAGGCGGTCCGGACTGTTCTGGTAGAAGCGGAAGTTGGGCATGAACCCGACCTGCTTGTACGAGTGCTTGCCGCTGCGCACGGTCAGCTTCTTGGCGACCTTCTCGAACTCGGACATCGTGCGCGGCGGACGCTCGATGCCCGCCTTCTTGTAGGCGTCCTTGTTGTAGTACATCCCGAAGGCGTCCGCGAGCAGCGGCAGGGCGCACTGGTTGCCGCGGTAACTCGTGTAGTCAAGGAGGGTCTTGGGGAAGACCTTGCGCTTGTCCAGGCCGGTCTTCTCCATGAACGGATCGAGGTCCGCCCACATCCCGGAGTCGCAGTACTGGCCGACGTTGTTGGTGGTGAAGGAGGACACCACGTCCGGTGCCTTGTCGCCGCCCGCCCGCAGGGCCTGGTTCACGGTGTCGTCGGAGACGTTCCCGGTGGCCTTCACGTTGATGTTCGGGTGCAGCTTCTCGAAGCGGGCGATGCTTTCGTTGACGGCCTTCACCTCGCCGGGCGTCGACCAGCCGTGCCAGAACTTCAGGGTGACCGGCTTGGTCGGGTCGTCGTTCGCGCTGCCGACGCTCGGGTTGGCGCAGCCGGAGAGCAAGAGACCGGCTGCGGCGAGCGCCGCGGACGCGCAAGTGGGCATGCGCCATCGCGGCATGGCGGACTTCCTTTACGGGGGAGGGGAGGGGAGGGGCGGGGAGGTGAGGTGAGGTGAGGTGCGGGACGGGCGGGACCGGGCGGGCGGTTCAGGCCGTGTCGAAGACCTGGTCGCGGGCCTGGGTGAGGGCCGAGCGGAGGGCGCCGGTGAGGATCGGGTCGCCGTCGAGTTCGCTGATGCGGATCTCCGGGCGGGGGAGTGCGAGCCCGGTGAGCTCCTCCTCGACGCGGACCCGCAGTTTGTCGCCGCCGGCCTGCGCCACCGAGCCGGAGAGCACGACGAGTTCGGGGTCGACGACGGCGACGACCGCGGCGATGCCGGTGGCGATGCGCCGCGCGACCTCACCGAGTGCGGTGTCGTCGGCCATGACCTGCGTCAACGTCGCTCCGCCGCCGGTGAGTTCGCGCACCACGTACGCGGAGACGAGGCTCTCGAAGCCGCCTCCGGTGCCGTTCCCGCGCGCCAGCGGGGCGTCCGGCAGCGGCATGTAGCCGATCTCGCCCGCGCCGCCGGTGGCGCCGCGCAGCAGATTGCCGCCGAGCACGATGGCCGCGCCCACGCCCTCGTCGAGCCAGGTGAGGACGTAATTGTCGTAGTCCTGGGCGGCGCCCTCGTACTGCTCGGCGACGGCGGCCAGGTTCACGTCGTTCTCGATGACGACGGGGGTGCCCAGGACGGCGGCGAGGTCGTCGCGCAGCGTCCGCGAGTGCCAGCCCGGCAGATGCGGGGCGTACCGCAGCTCACCGGTGTGCGGGTCGATGGCGCCGGGGGTGCCGATCACCGCGGCCCGCAGGTCGTCGTGGCCGAGGCCCGCCTGGCGCAGCGCCTCGTCGACGGCCTCCGTGACCAGCTGCGCGGTGCGGTGGCGCACGTCCTCGGCGACGGCGACCGCCTCGACGCGGGCCTGGCCGAGGACGGTGCCGGTGATGTCGGCCACGAGGGCGGTGATGCCGGTCGGATCGGCGGAGAGCGCGGCGACATGGCCTGCGCCCGGGTCGATCTCGTACAGCAGGGCGT
This Streptomyces sp. NBC_01283 DNA region includes the following protein-coding sequences:
- a CDS encoding N-acetylglucosamine kinase, with the protein product MGVSTSVLAIDAGNSKTDVAVIAADGTVVGSARGGGFQPPQVGVEAAVDILEEAVTRALAEAGTDSVGHVSACLANADLPVEERELGLALRRRAWGPSVDVRNDTFAILRAGLLEDAEPRGVAVVCGAGINCVGMLPDGRTARFPAIGRISGDWGGGGGLAEEALWYAARAEDGRGEATALREALPAHFGLSSMYALIEALHLGSIAPVRRHELTPVLFATAAAGDAVARSLVDRMADEVVAMSTVALDRLDLLGEETPVLLGGSVLAARHPQLDDRIEALLADRAPKAVARVVVARPVLGAALLGLDQVGAPTEVHARVRVHYERDPGARGG
- a CDS encoding 6-phospho-beta-glucosidase, which codes for MKLAVVGGGSTYTPELIDGFARLRDSLPIEELVLVDPAADRLELVGGLARRIFAKQGHPGVIRTTSDVDAGVADADAVLLQLRVGGQAARQQDETWPLECGCVGQETTGAGGLAKALRTVPVVLDIAERVRRTNPNAWIIDFTNPVGIVTRALLQAGHKAVGLCNVAIGFQRKFAKLLDVAPGEVHLDHVGLNHLTWETGVRLGGPGGDDILPRLLAEHGDAVAADLRMPREIVDRLGVVPSYYLRYFYQHDAVVEEMRTKPSRASEVAAMEQELLKMYGDPALDEKPELLAKRGGAFYSEAAVDLAASLLGNGGSPYQVVNTVNNGTLPFLPDDAVIEVQATVDGKGAKPLAVPKLDPLYAGLIAHVTGYEDLALQAALHGGRDRVFKALLAHPLVGQYTYAEQLTDRLIAHNREHLAWA
- a CDS encoding carbohydrate ABC transporter permease, whose product is MTTTTLTAPTASAPAAPKQHGPAAARARRKRILHWIAVHSIAIAVALLFVLPFVFVFLTSVMSDSQAMSGDLWPDSWHWSNYKEVFETPGFLDWWRNSLMYAGLGTLFTVCSAIPVAYALAKFRFRGRRTAMLLVISTMMLPPQVIVIPMYLVWAQQFHLSGTLWPLIIPMAFGDAYSIFLLRQFLLTIPKEYIESAKVDGCGDFRTMIKIVVPMAKPGIAAIALFQFFYCWNDYFGPQIYAAQNPGAWTLSYGLESFKSAHAVNWNMTMAATLLVMAPVILVFFFAQKAFVEGVTLTGVKG
- a CDS encoding carbohydrate ABC transporter permease; amino-acid sequence: MALSLSNPARRRLRTVGFLSPWLVGFSVFFAYPLIATVYFSFMHYNQIKEPTFVGLRNWKYVFEQMPLFGPALWNTLWLVVVMVAVRVVFGLSLGLLITKIKTGAGFFRTAFYIPYLAPPVAATVAFVFLLNPGTGPVNEILDAIGISGPNWFNDPDTAKPSLVLLSLWGIGDLMVIFMASLLDVPKEQYEAADLDGAGAWSKFRYVTWPAITPIVMFAVVTGVVQTMQYYTQALVAGKVASGVNIGPGSVIQPGYPDHSTLTVPQLVYQMGFQNFNTGAACVLSLVLFAIAMAVTMLLMRKRSGLLSAED
- a CDS encoding ABC transporter substrate-binding protein; translation: MPRWRMPTCASAALAAAGLLLSGCANPSVGSANDDPTKPVTLKFWHGWSTPGEVKAVNESIARFEKLHPNINVKATGNVSDDTVNQALRAGGDKAPDVVSSFTTNNVGQYCDSGMWADLDPFMEKTGLDKRKVFPKTLLDYTSYRGNQCALPLLADAFGMYYNKDAYKKAGIERPPRTMSEFEKVAKKLTVRSGKHSYKQVGFMPNFRFYQNSPDRLFAQWGPQYFDAEGNSRLAEEPKTYKFFKTATQLADAQGGFNDLERFRLTFGDEMSSQNAFLTGKVAMHLDGEWRGLMLDEAKAKFDWGVAPLPVPDDQADTYGRGFITGTVAGIAHSSKHQNAAWELVRFLTADTKQVVNFANAIHNVPSTFAALKSPDLDADPTFRTFFDILENKHSKALPPSVNGGAYVVSLGDFAYGVESGRVGDLRGRLKKLDEQIDADTLQSKS
- a CDS encoding ROK family protein — encoded protein: MAAAGSTPGTPGTPSVLRAMNDRAVLDLLVAHGPLTRTRIGELTGLSKPTTSQLLGRLEAAGLVHTTGSLSGRPGPNALLYEIDPGAGHVAALSADPTGITALVADITGTVLGQARVEAVAVAEDVRHRTAQLVTEAVDEALRQAGLGHDDLRAAVIGTPGAIDPHTGELRYAPHLPGWHSRTLRDDLAAVLGTPVVIENDVNLAAVAEQYEGAAQDYDNYVLTWLDEGVGAAIVLGGNLLRGATGGAGEIGYMPLPDAPLARGNGTGGGFESLVSAYVVRELTGGGATLTQVMADDTALGEVARRIATGIAAVVAVVDPELVVLSGSVAQAGGDKLRVRVEEELTGLALPRPEIRISELDGDPILTGALRSALTQARDQVFDTA